One uncultured Alphaproteobacteria bacterium genomic region harbors:
- a CDS encoding ABC transporter involved in Fe-S cluster assembly protein SufD → MNLIQTPLLQDYAAVAAALPAAGDSRVAGLREAGAADFRRQGLPHAKVEAWRYTRLKDLETLPFGRAVAGATAEAAPGVGLAEVAARVVLVDGRFSADLSTLPTVPGLSVRSLRACLEAGDAAVIAALDKDVSFAEAPLAALASAYLEDGAVIAVGPGVSVELPVEVAAVSTVEPGAPRIAFPRVVALVGENASLTLVESYSGPRRGAYAVDAVTDVSLGAGAALRHYVVQAEGEEATHVSAGRCDVPADARYEGFILQLGGRTSRREMRLRMVGEHGEARINGAYAARGESVCDTTTEIQHIACETFTDQVFKGVLDDRARGIYQGKVHVHRDAQRIVGNQLHNGLLLSRQAEVDCKPELEIYADDVKCSHGATCGELSDEQVFYLCSRGIDPATARELLLQAFLGEALDMISVGSVREAFAAKADAWLAERKTA, encoded by the coding sequence ATGAACCTGATTCAGACCCCATTGCTGCAGGACTACGCCGCCGTCGCCGCGGCGCTGCCCGCCGCGGGCGACTCCCGGGTCGCCGGTCTGCGCGAGGCCGGGGCGGCCGACTTCCGCCGCCAGGGCCTGCCGCACGCCAAGGTCGAGGCGTGGCGCTACACCCGCCTCAAGGATCTCGAAACCCTGCCGTTCGGCCGCGCCGTCGCGGGCGCGACGGCGGAGGCCGCGCCCGGCGTCGGCCTCGCCGAGGTCGCCGCGCGGGTGGTGCTGGTGGACGGCCGCTTCTCGGCCGATCTCTCGACCCTGCCGACGGTTCCGGGGCTTTCGGTGCGGAGCCTCCGGGCCTGCCTCGAGGCCGGAGACGCCGCGGTGATCGCCGCCCTCGACAAGGACGTGTCGTTCGCGGAGGCGCCGCTCGCGGCGCTCGCCAGCGCCTATCTCGAAGACGGCGCGGTGATCGCGGTGGGGCCCGGTGTCTCGGTCGAGTTGCCGGTCGAGGTCGCGGCGGTCTCCACCGTCGAGCCGGGTGCGCCGCGCATCGCCTTCCCCCGTGTGGTGGCGCTGGTGGGCGAGAACGCATCCCTGACCCTGGTGGAGAGCTACTCCGGCCCGAGGCGCGGCGCCTACGCCGTCGACGCGGTGACCGACGTCTCCCTCGGCGCGGGGGCGGCGCTCCGGCACTACGTCGTCCAGGCCGAGGGCGAGGAGGCCACCCACGTGTCCGCCGGGCGCTGCGACGTGCCCGCCGACGCACGCTACGAGGGCTTCATCCTCCAGCTCGGCGGGCGGACCAGCCGCCGCGAAATGCGTCTGCGGATGGTCGGCGAGCATGGCGAGGCGCGGATCAACGGGGCCTACGCCGCACGGGGCGAGAGCGTCTGCGACACCACCACCGAGATCCAGCACATCGCCTGCGAGACCTTCACCGATCAGGTGTTCAAGGGCGTGCTCGACGACCGCGCCCGCGGCATCTACCAGGGCAAGGTCCACGTCCACCGCGACGCGCAGCGGATCGTCGGCAACCAGCTTCACAACGGCCTGCTGCTGTCGCGCCAGGCCGAGGTGGACTGCAAGCCGGAATTGGAAATCTATGCCGACGACGTGAAGTGCAGTCACGGCGCGACCTGCGGCGAGTTGTCCGACGAGCAGGTGTTCTATCTGTGCTCGCGCGGCATCGACCCGGCGACGGCGCGCGAACTGCTGCTGCAGGCGTTTCTCGGCGAGGCGCTCGACATGATTTCGGTCGGGAGCGTGCGGGAGGCGTTCGCCGCGAAGGCGGACGCGTGGCTCGCGGAAAGGAAGACGGCATGA
- the sufS gene encoding selenocysteine lyase, PLP-dependent (Evidence 2a : Function of homologous gene experimentally demonstrated in an other organism; PubMedId : 10322040, 10329673, 10684605, 10739946, 10829016, 12089140, 14644425; Product type e : enzyme), translating to MTIVQGSAATLPNEAFDVEAVRRDFPILSTRVHGKPLVFLDSAASAQKPAAVLEAMDAMYRTAYANVHRGVYTLSDVATARYEAARETVRRFLGAGDVSEVVFTSGGTDALNLVARCWAQAFLKPGDEILVCESEHHSNIVPWQLAAQATGAVVRPIPVTDEGVFDFDAFAAMLGPKVKLVAVAHMSNVLGTIMPVKRIAAATHAAGAKIVVDGCQGAVHRKVDVRDLDVDFYAITGHKIYGPTGIGALYGRRELLEAMPPYKGGGDMIETVSFERSTWAEPPARFEAGTPMIVEAIGLAAAIDYVEALGVERIHAHESDVLDYATRLLTEIPGLRIIGTAPGKGGVISFTVDGAHPSDIATLLDQRGVAVRAGHHCAQPLMVRMGVSATTRASFAMYSTRTEAEALAAGVERAMTLLR from the coding sequence ATGACGATCGTGCAGGGTTCGGCGGCGACGCTGCCGAACGAGGCGTTCGACGTGGAGGCGGTGCGCCGGGATTTCCCGATTCTGTCGACGCGCGTTCACGGCAAGCCCCTGGTGTTCCTCGACAGCGCAGCCTCGGCGCAGAAACCCGCGGCGGTTCTGGAGGCGATGGATGCGATGTACCGCACCGCCTACGCCAATGTGCACCGCGGCGTCTACACCCTCTCGGATGTCGCCACCGCACGCTACGAGGCGGCCCGCGAAACCGTGCGGCGCTTCCTCGGCGCGGGCGACGTTTCGGAAGTGGTGTTCACCTCCGGCGGCACCGACGCGCTCAATCTCGTCGCGCGCTGCTGGGCGCAGGCGTTCCTCAAGCCCGGCGACGAGATTCTGGTGTGCGAAAGCGAGCATCACTCGAACATCGTGCCGTGGCAGCTCGCCGCCCAGGCGACCGGCGCGGTGGTGCGTCCGATTCCGGTGACCGACGAGGGCGTCTTCGACTTCGACGCCTTCGCCGCGATGCTCGGGCCGAAGGTCAAGCTCGTGGCGGTCGCGCACATGTCGAACGTGCTCGGCACGATCATGCCGGTCAAGCGGATCGCCGCCGCGACCCACGCCGCCGGGGCGAAGATCGTCGTCGACGGCTGCCAGGGCGCGGTCCACCGCAAGGTCGACGTGCGCGACCTCGACGTCGATTTCTACGCGATCACCGGGCACAAGATCTACGGCCCCACCGGCATCGGCGCGCTTTACGGCCGCCGCGAACTGCTGGAGGCGATGCCGCCCTACAAGGGCGGCGGCGACATGATCGAGACCGTCAGCTTCGAGCGCAGCACCTGGGCCGAGCCGCCCGCGCGCTTCGAGGCGGGCACGCCGATGATCGTCGAGGCGATCGGCCTCGCCGCCGCGATCGATTACGTCGAGGCCTTGGGGGTGGAGCGCATCCACGCTCACGAGAGCGACGTGCTCGATTACGCCACGCGGCTGTTGACCGAAATCCCCGGCCTGCGCATCATCGGCACCGCGCCGGGCAAGGGCGGGGTGATCTCGTTCACGGTGGACGGCGCGCACCCGTCGGATATCGCCACCCTGCTCGACCAGCGCGGCGTCGCCGTGCGCGCCGGGCACCACTGCGCCCAGCCGCTGATGGTGCGCATGGGGGTGAGCGCCACGACCCGCGCGAGCTTCGCGATGTACAGCACCCGCACCGAGGCCGAGGCCCTGGCGGCGGGCGTGGAAAGGGCGATGACCCTGTTGCGTTAG
- a CDS encoding MIP18 family protein YitW (modular protein): MTESNRFSMDEFSAPAEPKDAAAEDWGDEIDATTDAESLGEDDLVGRAGLPLQIGMPPIDDDEPIIEALREVHDPEIPVNIYDLGLVYDILRSEDGDVKIRMTLTAPGCPVAGELPTEVAEAVARVRGVGVVEVYLVWDPPWTPDNMSEAARMILDYF, translated from the coding sequence ATGACCGAGAGCAATCGATTTTCCATGGACGAATTCTCCGCCCCGGCCGAGCCCAAGGACGCCGCCGCGGAGGACTGGGGCGACGAGATCGACGCCACCACCGACGCCGAGTCCCTCGGCGAGGATGATCTCGTCGGTCGCGCCGGTCTGCCGTTGCAGATCGGCATGCCGCCGATCGACGACGACGAGCCGATCATCGAGGCGCTGCGGGAGGTCCACGACCCGGAAATCCCGGTGAACATCTACGACCTCGGCCTCGTCTACGACATCCTCCGCTCGGAGGACGGCGACGTGAAGATCCGCATGACCCTGACCGCGCCCGGCTGCCCGGTGGCGGGCGAACTGCCGACCGAGGTCGCGGAGGCCGTCGCCCGGGTGCGCGGCGTCGGCGTCGTTGAGGTCTACCTGGTCTGGGACCCGCCGTGGACGCCCGACAACATGTCGGAAGCGGCGCGGATGATCCTCGACTACTTCTGA
- a CDS encoding Uncharacterized SufE-like protein R01000: MDVTTHEAELTELRETFGFLDDWEDRYAYIIDLGKGLPPMDEALKTEATKVRGCTSQVWMVGREHADDLGRAHLDIVADSDAHIVRGLIRILLMLYSGRTKAEIREVDAEGFLAGLGLDRHLSPSRRNGLFAMVERIRALAAV, translated from the coding sequence ATGGACGTGACGACGCACGAGGCGGAGCTAACCGAGCTTCGGGAGACCTTCGGGTTTCTCGACGACTGGGAGGACCGCTACGCCTACATCATCGACCTCGGCAAGGGATTGCCGCCGATGGACGAGGCCCTGAAGACCGAGGCGACCAAGGTGCGCGGCTGCACCAGCCAGGTGTGGATGGTCGGCCGCGAGCATGCGGACGACCTCGGGCGGGCGCACCTCGATATCGTCGCCGACAGCGACGCGCATATCGTGCGCGGGCTGATCCGGATTCTGCTGATGCTGTACTCGGGCCGCACCAAGGCCGAGATCCGCGAGGTGGACGCAGAAGGATTCCTCGCCGGGCTCGGCCTCGACCGGCACCTGAGCCCGAGCCGCCGCAACGGCCTGTTCGCGATGGTGGAGCGGATCCGCGCGCTGGCGGCGGTCTGA
- a CDS encoding putative Diguanylate phosphodiesterase (Evidence 3 : Function proposed based on presence of conserved amino acid motif, structural feature or limited homology), which yields MSLSQHERFLSLAFCWGELLLELDEEFRIVFAGGLTEALFGKPPEELRGLDLLAQVGSTTRTLLRTALTRARLGGRIQDLYVALPRHDRHEQICQIAGYHSADDDGAGRFFLAVKLMPNAYFDQAVGSADGFADAESFCDMANEALSRRRDAKLTLISIPDLQTLFGELSRGEQRSVRLAIGSFLRAHALDRDETGTMGLGKYGFVHDDGVDVDSIRGELSDLLATVTRGRSVDVRAATITGQEQVDPDDLAKGIVFAINQFKESAAEGLTLSALNANFAGFAEEAVKTVTLFRNTVERSNFSIVFQPIVSLADGSIHHYEVLSRFRGRFGESPYRYICFAEETGLIAEFDFTVIKKTVAWLEAHGRRTRHRFAVNMSGQSLANPAYRQRVDELLQRKPWLKDRLMIELTESARVEDLHAADLYIQHLRGRGVPVCLDDFGAGASSFNYLGAMAVDVVKLDGAAIDNTIGSVRGRAFMKAMGSFCRALGVQTIGEMIDTREKVAFLRECDIDFGQGYLFGKGEPEPAGSVWFDL from the coding sequence ATGAGCCTCAGCCAGCACGAACGCTTCCTCTCGCTCGCCTTCTGTTGGGGAGAACTCCTGCTGGAGCTCGACGAAGAGTTCCGCATCGTCTTCGCGGGCGGCCTCACCGAGGCCCTGTTCGGCAAACCGCCCGAGGAACTCCGCGGGCTCGACCTGCTCGCCCAGGTCGGCTCCACCACCCGCACCCTGCTGCGCACCGCCCTCACCCGCGCGCGCCTCGGCGGCCGCATCCAGGACCTTTACGTCGCCCTGCCGCGCCACGACCGCCACGAGCAGATCTGCCAGATCGCCGGGTACCACTCCGCCGACGACGACGGCGCGGGCCGTTTTTTCCTCGCCGTCAAGCTGATGCCGAACGCCTATTTCGATCAGGCGGTGGGTTCCGCCGACGGGTTCGCCGATGCGGAATCCTTCTGCGACATGGCCAACGAGGCCCTCTCCCGCCGCCGCGACGCCAAACTCACGCTGATCTCGATCCCCGACCTCCAGACCCTGTTCGGCGAGCTTTCCCGCGGCGAGCAGCGCAGCGTCCGGCTGGCGATCGGCTCGTTCCTGCGGGCGCACGCGCTCGACCGCGACGAAACCGGGACGATGGGCCTCGGCAAGTACGGCTTCGTCCACGACGACGGCGTGGACGTCGACAGTATCCGCGGCGAACTCTCCGACCTCCTCGCCACCGTCACCCGCGGCCGCAGCGTCGACGTGCGCGCCGCCACCATCACCGGCCAGGAACAGGTGGACCCGGACGACCTCGCCAAGGGCATCGTCTTCGCCATCAACCAGTTCAAGGAGAGCGCGGCCGAAGGCCTCACCCTCTCGGCCCTCAACGCCAACTTCGCGGGCTTCGCCGAAGAGGCGGTCAAGACCGTCACCCTGTTCCGCAACACCGTCGAGCGCTCCAACTTCTCGATCGTTTTCCAGCCGATCGTTTCGCTCGCCGACGGCAGCATCCACCATTACGAAGTCCTGAGCCGGTTCCGCGGCCGCTTCGGCGAATCCCCCTATCGTTACATCTGCTTCGCCGAGGAAACCGGCCTGATCGCCGAATTCGACTTCACCGTGATCAAGAAGACCGTCGCCTGGCTCGAAGCCCACGGCCGCCGGACCCGCCACCGCTTCGCCGTCAACATGTCCGGACAGTCGCTGGCCAATCCCGCATACCGCCAGCGGGTCGACGAACTCCTGCAACGGAAGCCGTGGCTCAAGGACAGGTTGATGATCGAACTGACGGAATCCGCGCGGGTCGAGGATCTCCACGCCGCCGATCTCTACATCCAGCACCTGCGCGGCCGCGGCGTGCCGGTGTGCCTCGACGATTTCGGCGCGGGGGCGTCGAGCTTCAACTATCTCGGCGCGATGGCGGTGGACGTGGTCAAGCTCGACGGCGCGGCGATCGACAACACCATCGGCTCGGTGCGCGGCCGCGCGTTCATGAAGGCCATGGGATCGTTCTGCCGCGCCCTCGGCGTGCAGACCATCGGCGAGATGATCGACACCCGCGAGAAGGTGGCGTTCCTGCGGGAGTGCGACATCGACTTCGGGCAGGGATACCTGTTCGGCAAGGGCGAGCCCGAACCCGCCGGATCGGTGTGGTTCGACCTCTGA
- a CDS encoding CheW protein — protein sequence MNQLTTTTPGRNAVAATHADEQVFVTIYVAKQLFGIPVERVQDILIPEKIAHIPLAPTEIAGAINLRGRIVTVVDVRQCLGLKPPPEGTTPMCVTVEQGAELYSLKVDSVGAVITMPTERIERNPTTLDQRWRSISVGVIQLEEELLILLDIDSLLGFAGR from the coding sequence ATGAATCAGTTGACCACGACGACCCCGGGCCGCAACGCCGTCGCCGCGACCCATGCCGACGAACAGGTGTTCGTCACCATCTACGTCGCGAAGCAGCTCTTCGGCATTCCGGTGGAGCGGGTGCAGGACATCCTGATCCCCGAGAAGATCGCGCACATTCCGCTCGCGCCCACCGAGATCGCGGGCGCGATCAACCTGCGCGGCCGCATCGTCACCGTCGTGGACGTCCGCCAGTGCCTCGGCCTCAAGCCGCCGCCGGAGGGGACCACGCCGATGTGCGTCACCGTCGAGCAGGGGGCCGAGCTCTACAGCCTCAAGGTCGATTCCGTCGGCGCGGTGATCACCATGCCGACCGAGCGCATCGAGCGCAATCCCACCACCCTCGACCAGCGCTGGCGCAGCATCTCCGTCGGCGTCATCCAGCTCGAGGAAGAACTGCTGATCCTTCTCGACATCGACTCCCTGCTGGGATTCGCCGGACGCTGA
- a CDS encoding conserved hypothetical protein (Evidence 4 : Homologs of previously reported genes of unknown function): MQIEPPYALFLGDAPDQLAAKTAAGIATWRPEWCVGQIRLPECKADLGLADLTVAEAATKGAKTLIVGVANRGGVIGGAWLKTILDAMDRGMDVAAGLHQRLADVPEIRDRAEKLGRKLFDVRHPSQAFAVASGKPRSGKRLLAVGTDCSVGKMYTALALEKAMKAEGMKADFRATGQTGIFIAGSGVSIDAVVADFISGAVEGLSPANDPDHWDIIEGQGSLFHASYAGVSLGLIHGAQADALVLCHDPVRDHMRGLPEYKLPDIKSCMDLNLMHARLVNPEVRFVGICLNTSAMKPEAAATLKAELTKAFGLPCVDPLKDGVGAIVAEIAKI, from the coding sequence ATGCAGATCGAACCGCCCTACGCGCTGTTTTTGGGAGATGCGCCGGATCAGCTCGCGGCGAAGACGGCGGCCGGTATCGCCACCTGGCGGCCGGAGTGGTGCGTGGGCCAGATCCGCCTGCCCGAGTGCAAGGCCGATCTCGGTTTGGCCGACCTGACGGTGGCCGAAGCCGCAACCAAGGGAGCGAAGACCCTGATCGTCGGCGTCGCCAACCGCGGCGGCGTGATCGGCGGCGCCTGGCTCAAGACCATTCTCGACGCCATGGATCGGGGCATGGACGTCGCCGCGGGCCTGCATCAGCGCCTCGCCGACGTGCCGGAAATCCGGGATCGGGCCGAAAAGCTCGGCCGCAAGCTGTTCGACGTCCGCCATCCGTCGCAGGCGTTCGCGGTCGCCTCGGGCAAGCCGCGCTCCGGCAAGCGTTTGCTCGCGGTCGGCACCGATTGCTCGGTCGGCAAGATGTACACCGCGCTCGCGCTCGAAAAGGCGATGAAGGCGGAAGGGATGAAGGCGGATTTCCGCGCCACCGGCCAGACCGGCATCTTCATCGCCGGGTCGGGGGTTTCGATCGACGCGGTGGTGGCCGACTTCATCTCCGGCGCGGTGGAAGGGCTGTCGCCCGCCAACGATCCGGATCACTGGGACATCATCGAAGGCCAGGGCTCGCTGTTCCACGCTTCCTATGCGGGCGTGTCGCTCGGCCTGATCCACGGCGCGCAGGCGGACGCCCTGGTGCTCTGCCACGACCCGGTGCGCGACCACATGCGCGGCCTGCCGGAGTACAAGCTGCCCGACATCAAGTCGTGCATGGATCTCAACCTGATGCACGCGCGCCTCGTCAATCCCGAGGTCCGGTTCGTGGGCATCTGCCTCAACACGTCGGCGATGAAGCCCGAGGCGGCGGCGACGCTCAAGGCCGAGCTCACCAAGGCGTTCGGCCTGCCGTGCGTCGATCCGCTGAAGGACGGCGTCGGCGCGATCGTCGCCGAAATCGCCAAGATCTGA
- the ycjG gene encoding L-Ala-D/L-Glu epimerase: protein MWVLDVQRESWPIAGSFTISRGSRTVAEVVVVSLTDARSGKRGRGECVPYARYGESVEGVVAEIEALAPQLASGRLDRQALQSVLHPGAARNALDCAFWDLEAKERGRAVWEIAGLDRPGTLTTAETLSLDLPEKMAAQAVAKVGCPLLKIKLGAEGALARVEAIRAARPDATLIVDANEALPPAELVPTLKALAALGVAMVEQPLPAGEDDALAGIDSPIPLCADESSHTVKDIPRLAKLYDLVNVKLDKTGGLTEAIAMVRAAEAAGLKVMIGCMVGTSLSMAPAFLLGGHATYCDLDGPVILAKDREFGLAYSRGRVSPPLPDLWG, encoded by the coding sequence ATGTGGGTGCTTGACGTTCAACGCGAAAGCTGGCCGATCGCCGGGAGCTTCACGATCTCGCGGGGCTCCCGCACCGTCGCCGAGGTGGTGGTGGTCTCGCTCACCGACGCCCGCAGCGGCAAACGCGGGCGCGGCGAGTGCGTCCCCTACGCGCGCTACGGCGAGAGCGTCGAGGGCGTGGTGGCCGAGATCGAGGCACTCGCGCCGCAGCTCGCCTCCGGTCGTCTCGACCGCCAGGCGTTGCAGAGCGTCCTGCACCCGGGCGCGGCCCGGAACGCGCTCGACTGCGCGTTCTGGGACCTGGAGGCGAAGGAGCGGGGGCGTGCGGTGTGGGAGATCGCCGGGCTCGACCGGCCCGGCACTCTCACCACCGCCGAAACCCTCTCCCTCGACCTGCCGGAGAAGATGGCGGCGCAGGCGGTCGCCAAGGTCGGCTGCCCGCTTCTCAAGATCAAGCTCGGTGCCGAAGGGGCGCTCGCGCGGGTGGAGGCGATCCGCGCCGCGCGTCCCGACGCCACCCTGATCGTCGACGCCAACGAGGCGCTGCCGCCCGCCGAGCTGGTGCCGACGCTCAAGGCGCTCGCGGCGCTCGGCGTGGCGATGGTGGAACAGCCGCTGCCCGCGGGCGAGGACGACGCGCTCGCGGGGATCGACAGTCCGATTCCGCTGTGCGCCGACGAATCCTCGCACACGGTCAAGGACATTCCGCGTCTCGCGAAGCTCTACGACCTCGTCAACGTCAAGCTCGACAAGACCGGCGGCCTGACCGAGGCGATCGCGATGGTGCGAGCGGCGGAGGCGGCGGGTCTCAAGGTGATGATCGGCTGCATGGTCGGCACCAGCCTCAGCATGGCTCCGGCGTTCCTGCTCGGCGGCCACGCCACCTACTGCGATCTCGACGGCCCGGTGATCCTCGCCAAGGACCGCGAGTTCGGCCTCGCCTACAGCCGCGGCCGGGTATCGCCGCCGCTCCCCGATCTCTGGGGCTGA
- the adhB gene encoding Alcohol dehydrogenase cytochrome c subunit, translating into MKEATMKPILAFALLALAARPAAAAADPETVARGAYLATAGDCIACHTAPNGKPFAGGRAVASPFGEIYSSNITPDRRYGIGDYSLDDFRRAVRDGVRKDGANLYPAMPYPSYAKISDDDIAALYAFFMARVDPVAEAAPKTALAWPFSMRWGVTAWKWAFAPDGVSRFADAEDPIGRGRYLVESLGHCGGCHTPRGWAFQEKAYDGSDPLFLAGSEIDGWPTPAIRAGGPGPGLPDWSAEEIATFLATGRNAHGAVVGEMKLVIAHSTSKLSDADNAAIAAYLKSLPATRESVAKAADDGTAARLAAAKFGVESGERLFVDNCAACHFVDAKGAPPAFPPLAGNTLVNADNPFGMIHVILAGARLPSTPKQEADMAMPNFDWRLSDAEVAKLATFVRSSWGNSAPAVSPEDVAEVRKRVANENREPSSGPVFTDP; encoded by the coding sequence ATGAAGGAGGCGACGATGAAACCGATCCTCGCATTCGCCCTTCTCGCCCTGGCCGCCCGACCCGCGGCCGCAGCCGCCGATCCGGAAACCGTCGCCCGCGGCGCATATCTCGCCACCGCGGGCGACTGCATCGCCTGCCACACCGCGCCGAACGGCAAGCCGTTCGCGGGCGGGCGGGCGGTCGCCAGCCCGTTCGGCGAGATCTACTCGTCGAACATCACGCCCGATCGCCGCTATGGCATCGGCGACTACAGTCTCGACGATTTCCGGCGCGCGGTGCGCGACGGCGTCCGCAAGGACGGCGCGAACCTCTATCCCGCGATGCCCTATCCGTCGTACGCGAAGATCTCGGACGACGATATCGCCGCGCTCTACGCCTTCTTCATGGCCCGCGTCGATCCGGTCGCCGAGGCCGCGCCGAAGACCGCTCTCGCCTGGCCGTTCAGCATGCGGTGGGGGGTGACGGCCTGGAAATGGGCGTTCGCGCCCGACGGCGTGAGCCGGTTCGCCGACGCCGAGGATCCGATCGGCCGCGGCCGCTATCTTGTCGAAAGCCTCGGCCATTGCGGCGGTTGCCACACCCCGCGCGGATGGGCGTTCCAGGAAAAGGCCTACGACGGCTCCGACCCGCTGTTCCTTGCCGGGAGCGAGATCGACGGCTGGCCGACGCCCGCGATCCGTGCGGGTGGTCCCGGCCCCGGCCTGCCCGACTGGAGCGCGGAGGAGATCGCCACGTTCCTCGCCACCGGACGCAACGCCCACGGCGCGGTGGTGGGCGAGATGAAGCTGGTGATCGCCCACTCGACGTCGAAACTGTCCGATGCGGACAACGCGGCGATCGCGGCCTATCTCAAGTCGCTGCCCGCAACCCGCGAATCCGTGGCGAAGGCCGCCGACGACGGCACCGCCGCGCGCCTTGCCGCCGCCAAGTTCGGCGTCGAATCCGGGGAACGGCTGTTCGTCGACAACTGCGCCGCCTGCCACTTCGTCGATGCCAAGGGTGCGCCGCCCGCGTTCCCGCCGCTCGCCGGCAATACCCTGGTCAACGCCGACAATCCTTTCGGCATGATCCACGTGATCCTCGCGGGTGCGCGTCTGCCGTCGACGCCGAAGCAGGAAGCGGACATGGCGATGCCCAATTTCGACTGGCGGCTGTCCGACGCGGAGGTGGCGAAGCTCGCCACGTTCGTCCGGTCTTCGTGGGGGAATTCCGCCCCGGCGGTGTCGCCGGAGGACGTGGCGGAAGTTCGCAAGCGGGTCGCGAACGAAAATCGCGAACCGTCGTCGGGGCCGGTGTTCACCGACCCCTGA